DNA sequence from the Pedobacter schmidteae genome:
GCCATTGGTCACCTTCACACGATAATGCTCCCCTTTGGCCCCCCGCGGTGCCAAGGCTGTAATCCAGGCGTTGGCCGTAATATCCCCCGCAACCTGAAAATTAGCCGAGCCATCGCTAGTAGAAGCCATATTTACTGCAATTTTACCTACTAGTTTTGGCGCATCTGTTGGAGTGGCCCAATAGTAAAATTCTGTCTCGCCATTCTTCACTACCAGCCCCACCAATTTGCCCTTGTAATCGGAGCTGATCATTTTCAGGTCTTTTACCAAAATCGTTCCCAGGTTCAGGTTACCGCTACTTTTTAAGGTAAGCTTATCTACCACCTTTATTGCATTTGCTGAAGCGGGATCGGCATCGATATAAGCACGGGAAAGCAGGACAATAGCATTACCGCAGTAGCCATGATACATATTCAGGTCACCATACAACTTGGAGTCCGCGAATCCAAAATTTCCGGCTTCGCCCGGATATCCCAGTTCTGGGAAACTTTTGGAGGGACCAATTTCAGCATAGCTGAAACCCTTTCCATCGGCCAATTGATCGGATACGCCCCATGATACCGTATAGTCCTGTTTTGTAACACCGTCTTCTGCTGTAACCGTATATTTCACACCGCCTGTCTGCGCAAAATTCTGCGGAATACTAGGCTCAGGAGATACGGTTGCACCTTTGGAAAGATAAAAAGTAGGCACAGCAGCGGCAAGTAAATCAGTTGCCGATAAATAGGGCGAAACCTTAATCGTAATGGTATGGTCATCATTGATTGTTGCCCTGAAAAAAGTATTATTTTTACCCTTCACAGAAAAAGAGTTAATGATTCCAGGCTCATTACTACGTTCTTCTTTTTTACAACCTCCTAAACACATCAATAGCCCAAAGACTATCACTGTGTACAATTTTATATTTAGTTTTTTCATTGGAGTATTATTTGGTTTTCATTACCTGTTAATTTATGATCTTGAGTACATTACTACTCAAAATAGCCTCTCACGCGATACTGTCGGCTTGTTCCTTCACCAGACTTCACCGTAATGATTATTCCCTCTCCGGTAATGTTATGTCTACCGGATAAAGAAGGTGTGATGACTTCGTCATATGTAACTGTGGCTTTCAGAATAATATTGGACAGGTCCACATCTTTTTCCAGTGATTTAGATATAGGGAATAAAATAAGACCGTAGCCTCCCTCCACATCCTTTTGCGTGAAATTGCCTTTCATCATGTTGCCGTCTTTATTAAATTCATAAATTTCTGCCCTGAACTCGCCCGAACTTTGTGATGCTTTGCAAATCATTTGGGAGATCAGGTTGCTATCGTGGACATATATAAATTCCTGGTTTTCCTTGGCACAATTCCATTGCGAAATGCTCATCAAAATACCCAGAATCCATAGTCCCGTTTTATACATTAGTTTCATATCTGATACTTTATAGTGCTGTTAGCTATTACCAAAAAGGATTATTTTTACACAAATTATTGTTTGCCGTTTCCGCTGTAGGCAATGAGAAATAATAATATTTCTCTAAAAAAATGCGGGGCGACCCGCCATCTACCGCTACAGTTTCATACGAAAATGTGTTGTTGGTGTTTTTCGTAATCTTCACGCCATGTGCATTTTTACCATTAATTACACTCTCGGCCAGTCGCCACCTACGTAAATCCCAATAACGAAAGCCCTCACCTGCCAGTTCTACCGCACGTTCTTTGCGCAACAAAGCCATAAAAGCCTCTTTTGTGGGGGCATCAACAGTTGTCTTCTTAGGCAAGGCTACACGGCCACGAACTTCATTCAATGCATCCAATGCCTGTGATTGATAGGTAGCATAATCTAACTGCGCATAGGCTTCGGCTTTATTAAGCAATACTTCTGCGTAACGAAGAACCGCATCATACTGATAACTACCCTTGGTCACAAAATCGGTATTACCCTCCTGCAAATATTTACGCATGTAATAGCCTGTACAGGTATGCGCGCCGGTAGACGCAGATTGTTCAAAAGCTGTAAATCCATCGCTTCCACCCACGTAAGTCTGAATTTCCCTACCTTCCCAACGGGCTCCATTATACATTACTGTGGCATGAAAACGAGGCTCTCTGTCTGTATAAGGATTGGTATGATTGGTTAGATAGGTACTCCAGCTAAATGTTGTCCCGTCTTTGAATTCATAAAGATCGGCCAATTCGGCCGTTGGAACATGTTCGGCATATACATCTGTAGTGTACACTGCCTTATCTCCAAATGGACGGTTGTAACGATCATAATTATGCGTTACACTTCCACTTAAATAGTAAAGCCCAAATAAAATTTCCGTTGAATTGTTCTGTCCACCGTTTACCTGAAATACTTTGGCATAGTCGGCAGCCAGTTTTCCTCCCAACTCTTTCACTTTATTTGCTGCATCGATGGCCATTTGCCATTTTCCTGCATATAGGGCCATACGTGAGATCAAGCCGTAAGCTGTTTTCTTTGTCGCCCGTCCTTCCCAGGCAGCAGGCCAGACATCAGGCAGGGTATTGGCAGCCCATTGCAGTTCATTCAGTACAAAGTCCCAGCTCTCCGCTTCAGTAGCCCGGGCCCGGTTGATATCTTCTGCAATTGCACCGTCGTCCACCCCCCCATTTTTGCCCGAAACATCTGTGCGCAACACAACCCCACCATACACTCTGATCAAACGATAGTAAGAAAAAGCACGGCAAAGGCGAATTTCTGCGCGACGAACATTACACCAATCTTCGCCAAATTTGGCTACACCATATCGTTTGATGTCATTGAGCAATACATTGGCCCGACGGATGCGCTCGCCATATACCTGCGACCAGTTTTCAAAAGCACCCGCACTTCCTGTGGCAAAAGAACTTGCTTGTAATAAAGCTTTATTATATCCATGGTTATACACATCCCATGAAGTAGATTTGGTGAGGTCCGAGTAACTGTCGTAAAACTCGCCACGGCTATTGGCCACTTGCGAAACATCAGAAAACGTTTTGTAAGAAGCAGTAATGTACATCTCCGCAGCACTTTCCGTACTCCACATCGCCAGATCCGATAAATTTTGTGTGTTGTCTATATCCAATGCATCTTTGCAGGATTGGATGGATATCATTAGCGTAAAAACGCTCAATAACAGGAATATTCTTTTTTTCATTTTTACTTCTCCCCACATTAGAATGTTATGTTAATTCCTAGACTATATGTTTTTTGTTGCGGATAATAACCGTTACTTACCGATGGGCTTTCGGGATCTACGTACTTGAAATGACTAAACGTAAGCAGGTTTGTTCCTGCCAGATAAATACTAGCCCTGCTAAATGGCGTCTTTTTTAACACCTTCTCCGGAACATTGTATCCGATATTGGCATTTTTCAAACGTAAATACTCGCCATTGACCAACCACCAGCTCGATTGCCATGCATTGTTTCCGTTACTTACAGTTGTTAGGCGTGGGTATTTGGCATCCGTGTTTTCGGGTGTCCAGGCCTCTTCAATACGGTAATATGGCGAATTTCCATTTTCTGAGAAAGTTGAGGTATATACAGTTGAAGAAATGGTCCCCGAGTCGTACGCACCGGATAATTCATAATCTGTATGGGTTACACCCTGCCAAAGCATCGAAGCATAGAAATTTTTATAGTTTATGTCTATATTCAATGCAAAGTTTATTTCCGGAACAGCACCATAACCTGTTTTGACGTAATCGAAAGTAGAGCTGATGATACCATCACCATTCACATCCAGATATTTCAGGTCACCTGGTCGCAAATAGCCTGATGGTGCAGCAGGATAATGATCGATTTCGTCCTGACTCTGGAACAAACCCAGTGCCTGGAAACCATACCTTGCTCCCATCGATTCGCCAATGGCCGCCCGATAGTTAGGGCGGTTGTCGCTCACAATTCTGGAAAGTACCTTGTTACGCGCAAATGCAATATCTCCTCTCACAGAATAGCTCCAATCTGCATTGAGCTGATTAAAATGTTTCAGGGAAATTTCAAAGCCCTTGTTTTCTACCTTTCCTGAGTTTTTATATGTTGGATAATACCCACCCAGTGATGTTGGGTAGTTTCCGCCCTGCGATTCGAGGATATCTTTTGTCAGCTTATAAAATATGTTTACCTCGATGCCTAGTTTTCTGTTCCACAGGTCCATATCTAGCCCAAGATTATAACTATCGGTATTTGCCCAGGTCAAATTGCTATACAAATAGGGATTTATTGAATAAAACTGCGAAATAGCCTGATTGCCCAGCACCATGCTGTTACTGGCCAGTGCAAACAATGAATTGTGCTGAAATGGACTCACGGCATCATTTCCTGTTTTTCCATAACTGGCACGTAATTTTAAATAATCCACCTGGGGAAGCGCTTTTGCAAAAAAGTCCTCTTTCGAGACTACCCATCCAATGGAGGCAGATGGAAAGAATCCCCATTGATTTCCTGGTGCGAAAATATACGAACCATCATAGCGGAAAGCCACCTCTGCAAGATATTTCTCGGCATAAGCGTAGTTGAAACGTCCCACCCATGAGGCTTGTCCACCGGAATAAACATGAGAACCCGTAACTGGTGTAGTCGGGAAGGTAGATCCTAACGATAAATCTACCGGTTCGTCACTGTAATACCCTTGTTTGGTACCCGTCATGGTGTTCGAATAACTCTGTTTGGCTTCAAACAGTAACATAGCGCCTACATAGTGGTGACCAAATTCGCGGGCATAATCTAATTGCGGGCGCCATAAATAGGAATCGCCCCAGGACGCCGATTTTGAATAGGTATTGGCTGGCGAAAAACCACTTGCACCGGCAATGCCTTCATCAAAAGTTGGGTTGACATAATATAGCTCATAGTAGCGATCGTAATTAGAATCGACCGTGTTTCCATAATTATAGGAGCCAAAAATCGATACTCTTAAGTTTTTCAGTACATCCGTTATATCCGAAAAATCATACTCCAATTTGAAATTGGAATCAAAATTCCAGCGGGTCTGTTTCTTAAATCCCGACTCTGTCAATGCCGCATAACCGTTTACGTTATAGGTTGAGCCCCTCCATGCGGTTTCGTGCCCTTTATATTGATCTTTAATAATTGGTATAGAATTTATCGCTTGTCTGATTGGATTAAATTCGCCCTGATTGGTTATTGACGATCCAGGCCATGATCTGTCTGCACGATATCCTGCAAGATTGGTGGTAAACTTTAGATTTTTAGCCACCTCAATATCCAGGTTGGTCCGCAAGTTATAACGTTTAAGTCCGGTGTTGATCAACGTACCTTCCTGATTCATGATGCCTGCACTGGTAAAGTATTTAGTTTTCTCCGAACCTCCCGAGGCTGAAATATTATGTTGCTGGGTCCTTCCTGTCCTAAAAATCTTATTCAGCCAATCTGTTTGTCCCCAGATACTATTGGGATCATTATCCATCACTTTATTTTGAATATCAGCTGTCCAGATTGGGGTAAGTCCATCCATTGCCCGCGCCTTATTGTGCCAATACATGTAATCAGGGGCATTCAACATTTCCGGCATCGCTGTATTTTCAGTCAACGTCATCGATGCATCGTAAAGGATTTGTGCGGGGCCTGCAGTTCCTTTTTTTGTGGTGATCAGGATTACACCATTAGCTCCCTGTATACCATAAATTGCTGCAGCTGCATCTTTCAAAACTGATACCGATTCAATATCGTTTGGATTTACATAGTCAATAGGCCTGGGCACCCCATCTACAAGAATCATGGGGCCATTGCTTCCGGCAAATGAGTTCAGTCCACGTACATACAAAGTTGTTCCGTCCTCGCCGGGTTTTCCTGAACTCTGGATACTGGTCAACCCAGGCAGTTTGCCCGTAAGCATATTGGAAACATTCTGCATCGGCGCCTTCATCAACTCTTTAGCGCTGATTTGTGAAACTGCTCCGGTCATATGTACCTTTTTTTGGGCGCCATACCCCACAACTACCGAAACTTCTTCAAGTGCTGATGCAGCAACCTCAAGCGTTATACTCATCAAAAGATTGTCGCCAACTGACACTTCCCTTGTCTTATAACCTAAATAAGAAATGACCAGTACATCCCCTCTAT
Encoded proteins:
- a CDS encoding DUF5018 domain-containing protein produces the protein MKKLNIKLYTVIVFGLLMCLGGCKKEERSNEPGIINSFSVKGKNNTFFRATINDDHTITIKVSPYLSATDLLAAAVPTFYLSKGATVSPEPSIPQNFAQTGGVKYTVTAEDGVTKQDYTVSWGVSDQLADGKGFSYAEIGPSKSFPELGYPGEAGNFGFADSKLYGDLNMYHGYCGNAIVLLSRAYIDADPASANAIKVVDKLTLKSSGNLNLGTILVKDLKMISSDYKGKLVGLVVKNGETEFYYWATPTDAPKLVGKIAVNMASTSDGSANFQVAGDITANAWITALAPRGAKGEHYRVKVTNGQLATSSSMVTTGISSGDCSGFQMITPLDASDQPGFIVGDTEGTTNAANSIKAYAKSFSGSTLSVMPGLWQNILQTWWVGTGFSTARVGGRAPVVSALTINGKTYVAVTSGTSFWNAAAVLSSDLQTLAHENLNITVPINRAWSFGGWVDWYYDDAAKEAHLAIWFDRVGLKTYKLTCFE
- a CDS encoding RagB/SusD family nutrient uptake outer membrane protein — translated: MKKRIFLLLSVFTLMISIQSCKDALDIDNTQNLSDLAMWSTESAAEMYITASYKTFSDVSQVANSRGEFYDSYSDLTKSTSWDVYNHGYNKALLQASSFATGSAGAFENWSQVYGERIRRANVLLNDIKRYGVAKFGEDWCNVRRAEIRLCRAFSYYRLIRVYGGVVLRTDVSGKNGGVDDGAIAEDINRARATEAESWDFVLNELQWAANTLPDVWPAAWEGRATKKTAYGLISRMALYAGKWQMAIDAANKVKELGGKLAADYAKVFQVNGGQNNSTEILFGLYYLSGSVTHNYDRYNRPFGDKAVYTTDVYAEHVPTAELADLYEFKDGTTFSWSTYLTNHTNPYTDREPRFHATVMYNGARWEGREIQTYVGGSDGFTAFEQSASTGAHTCTGYYMRKYLQEGNTDFVTKGSYQYDAVLRYAEVLLNKAEAYAQLDYATYQSQALDALNEVRGRVALPKKTTVDAPTKEAFMALLRKERAVELAGEGFRYWDLRRWRLAESVINGKNAHGVKITKNTNNTFSYETVAVDGGSPRIFLEKYYYFSLPTAETANNNLCKNNPFW
- a CDS encoding TonB-dependent receptor, with the protein product MRLTTVILIASLLQVSASGLAQKITLNKSNESIQAVFKAIKNQSGYNFFYTDNLLKGAKPVNISVSSAELKDVLTLVFAGQPFHYEIKKNTIIVVKKEPSLLENVVAILRAVDVNGRVLDENGRPLPAALVKVKGTGKGTVTNENGNFTLTGVNRGDVLVISYLGYKTREVSVGDNLLMSITLEVAASALEEVSVVVGYGAQKKVHMTGAVSQISAKELMKAPMQNVSNMLTGKLPGLTSIQSSGKPGEDGTTLYVRGLNSFAGSNGPMILVDGVPRPIDYVNPNDIESVSVLKDAAAAIYGIQGANGVILITTKKGTAGPAQILYDASMTLTENTAMPEMLNAPDYMYWHNKARAMDGLTPIWTADIQNKVMDNDPNSIWGQTDWLNKIFRTGRTQQHNISASGGSEKTKYFTSAGIMNQEGTLINTGLKRYNLRTNLDIEVAKNLKFTTNLAGYRADRSWPGSSITNQGEFNPIRQAINSIPIIKDQYKGHETAWRGSTYNVNGYAALTESGFKKQTRWNFDSNFKLEYDFSDITDVLKNLRVSIFGSYNYGNTVDSNYDRYYELYYVNPTFDEGIAGASGFSPANTYSKSASWGDSYLWRPQLDYAREFGHHYVGAMLLFEAKQSYSNTMTGTKQGYYSDEPVDLSLGSTFPTTPVTGSHVYSGGQASWVGRFNYAYAEKYLAEVAFRYDGSYIFAPGNQWGFFPSASIGWVVSKEDFFAKALPQVDYLKLRASYGKTGNDAVSPFQHNSLFALASNSMVLGNQAISQFYSINPYLYSNLTWANTDSYNLGLDMDLWNRKLGIEVNIFYKLTKDILESQGGNYPTSLGGYYPTYKNSGKVENKGFEISLKHFNQLNADWSYSVRGDIAFARNKVLSRIVSDNRPNYRAAIGESMGARYGFQALGLFQSQDEIDHYPAAPSGYLRPGDLKYLDVNGDGIISSTFDYVKTGYGAVPEINFALNIDINYKNFYASMLWQGVTHTDYELSGAYDSGTISSTVYTSTFSENGNSPYYRIEEAWTPENTDAKYPRLTTVSNGNNAWQSSWWLVNGEYLRLKNANIGYNVPEKVLKKTPFSRASIYLAGTNLLTFSHFKYVDPESPSVSNGYYPQQKTYSLGINITF